In the Candidatus Lernaella stagnicola genome, one interval contains:
- a CDS encoding WD40 repeat domain-containing protein produces MNKSRRWLWAALPLCLAAAAAFAYFVYPGSVVCVDLYWTALIESRLVDPGRDQYPWTVAVDWSPDGKTLVSSGYHHDVFLWDVESGTLRRRLRGHAMWVQEAIYSPDGETIATADWGGKVMLWDAATGAPRHELQADGELFSVAFHPTEPLLAAGSYEGRVTLFDLNTGLVRQSLAGNEGGVLFLSFSPDGSRLAVAGEDTRIHVRETINYSIVAQLTGHTAGITSLSFSPDGRQLLSSGDDGTIRLWNVAEARLERTWQADRDWINFLTFLPDGRGFLSAAANRRVQLWDVDRAEPRRSWDIHRDWAQCVRVSRDGRRFASCDKSGLICVVNLASGEVERTIDVGAVLSP; encoded by the coding sequence ATGAACAAATCTCGTCGCTGGTTGTGGGCCGCGTTGCCGCTTTGCCTGGCGGCGGCGGCCGCGTTCGCGTACTTCGTGTACCCAGGCTCCGTCGTGTGCGTCGATCTGTATTGGACGGCGCTGATTGAATCGCGGCTGGTCGACCCGGGGCGCGATCAATACCCGTGGACCGTGGCCGTGGATTGGTCGCCGGACGGCAAGACGTTGGTCTCTTCGGGATACCATCACGACGTGTTTTTGTGGGACGTGGAAAGCGGCACGCTGCGGCGACGATTGCGCGGGCACGCCATGTGGGTGCAGGAAGCGATCTACTCGCCGGACGGAGAGACGATCGCCACCGCCGATTGGGGCGGCAAGGTCATGTTGTGGGATGCGGCCACGGGCGCGCCGCGCCACGAGTTGCAGGCGGACGGCGAATTGTTTTCGGTGGCCTTTCACCCGACCGAACCGCTCTTGGCGGCGGGATCGTACGAAGGCCGGGTTACGCTGTTCGACCTGAACACCGGCCTCGTGCGGCAGTCGCTGGCGGGCAACGAGGGCGGCGTGCTGTTTTTGAGCTTTTCTCCTGACGGCTCGCGGCTTGCGGTGGCGGGCGAGGACACGCGCATCCACGTGCGGGAGACGATTAATTACAGCATCGTGGCGCAACTGACCGGGCACACGGCGGGCATCACGTCGCTGTCGTTTTCGCCGGATGGTCGGCAACTGCTTTCCAGTGGCGACGACGGCACGATCCGACTGTGGAACGTCGCCGAAGCGCGGCTGGAGCGCACGTGGCAGGCTGACCGCGACTGGATCAATTTCTTGACCTTTCTGCCCGACGGCCGGGGCTTTTTATCGGCGGCGGCCAACCGGCGCGTTCAATTGTGGGACGTCGACCGAGCCGAGCCGCGGCGATCCTGGGACATTCACCGCGACTGGGCGCAATGCGTGCGCGTTTCGCGCGACGGTCGCCGCTTCGCTTCGTGCGACAAGTCGGGCCTCATCTGCGTCGTGAACCTGGCAAGCGGTGAAGTGGAACGAACCATCGACGTAGGCGCAGTGCTTAGTCCTTAG
- a CDS encoding HEAT repeat domain-containing protein, translating into MDMDTPETPGLERRMIRRALLLVALALLLAACDKNDRRDAPLTPAVLPDNLAQLSTAKKLALFDELADAEPGRGLPLLRAAAQDDDFRVRLAALAARRKAGDLDPLTPWLEALDSGDPEFVMEGAFGIADAGRSDLADKLTPLLQSPHRAVRIEAAFCLIDLEWPGAPKVIGPWARRRDFLAQEAGIRALALAPADRAWSRLLPFATHVDDELADLALHELVRLNPQKAIALLAGFTDQREELRLWAVFFLRGLTQPAAQEALQKYAADPSSAVQTLLAQPSLEFWESDGENKAGAPSPFQVDPSLSADDLLQSAGTGDTLVRRAALKVLVQRHGESSPGIDVEPPVPWAKAADVETRLQFARLATGRTETALRDELRVLAVDRVDRVRQQALFALAFAAEAEDRRLLREAWRAESLDVRQTALLGLSLCGDESAAAALNEARQDPDFSLRATAMLGLAILRPARWREQVREGLRAPEAWVRLAAAVGLHAAGAPIDETLAEEDAVRQWFYVAAALAGDDDALDLADRRYRELDVSHAYDHIRDFTVLNPRLRRMLYKPASNAAQQQP; encoded by the coding sequence ATGGATATGGACACGCCCGAAACGCCCGGCCTCGAGCGCCGCATGATCCGCCGCGCCCTCCTGCTTGTTGCGCTCGCGCTTCTGCTGGCCGCCTGCGACAAAAACGATCGCCGCGACGCGCCCCTGACGCCCGCCGTGCTTCCCGACAACCTTGCGCAGCTATCGACGGCAAAGAAATTGGCCCTCTTCGACGAACTGGCCGACGCCGAACCGGGCCGGGGTCTGCCGCTTTTGCGCGCCGCTGCCCAAGACGACGATTTCCGCGTGCGACTGGCCGCCCTGGCCGCGCGCCGGAAGGCGGGCGACCTCGATCCGCTCACTCCGTGGCTCGAAGCCTTGGATTCCGGCGATCCGGAGTTCGTCATGGAAGGCGCGTTCGGCATCGCCGACGCCGGTCGTAGCGATCTTGCCGACAAGCTGACGCCCCTGTTGCAGTCGCCGCATCGGGCGGTGCGAATCGAGGCCGCGTTTTGTCTCATCGATCTAGAGTGGCCGGGCGCGCCGAAGGTGATCGGGCCGTGGGCTCGCCGCCGTGATTTTCTCGCGCAAGAGGCGGGCATCCGCGCGTTGGCGTTGGCGCCTGCCGACCGGGCGTGGTCGCGTTTACTCCCCTTCGCCACGCATGTCGACGACGAGTTGGCTGACCTCGCGCTGCACGAACTGGTTCGTCTGAATCCGCAGAAGGCTATCGCCCTGCTCGCCGGTTTTACCGACCAGCGTGAGGAACTGCGCTTGTGGGCCGTCTTTTTCCTGCGCGGTTTGACGCAACCCGCGGCGCAGGAAGCGCTGCAAAAATACGCCGCCGACCCCTCCAGCGCGGTGCAAACTTTATTGGCGCAGCCTTCCCTCGAATTTTGGGAATCCGATGGCGAGAACAAAGCGGGCGCACCGTCACCGTTTCAAGTCGATCCCAGCCTGTCGGCCGATGATCTGCTGCAAAGCGCCGGGACCGGCGACACGCTTGTGCGCCGCGCGGCTTTAAAGGTGCTCGTGCAACGCCACGGCGAGTCGAGCCCCGGCATCGATGTCGAGCCGCCGGTCCCTTGGGCCAAAGCCGCCGATGTCGAAACGCGCCTGCAATTCGCCCGGTTGGCGACTGGTCGCACCGAGACCGCGCTGCGCGACGAACTGCGCGTGTTGGCCGTGGATCGCGTCGACCGCGTGCGGCAGCAAGCTTTGTTCGCTCTGGCCTTCGCGGCCGAGGCGGAAGACCGCCGTTTGCTGCGCGAGGCGTGGCGGGCCGAATCGCTGGACGTGCGCCAAACTGCGCTGCTTGGTTTGAGTCTATGCGGCGATGAGAGTGCCGCGGCGGCGCTGAACGAGGCGCGGCAAGATCCCGACTTTTCCCTGCGCGCCACGGCCATGTTGGGCTTGGCGATTTTGCGACCCGCGCGTTGGCGCGAACAGGTGCGCGAAGGCCTGCGCGCGCCGGAAGCCTGGGTGCGCCTGGCCGCCGCCGTCGGTCTGCACGCCGCCGGCGCTCCCATCGATGAAACGCTCGCTGAGGAAGATGCTGTACGCCAATGGTTCTACGTGGCCGCAGCGTTGGCCGGCGACGACGACGCGCTCGATCTGGCCGACCGCCGCTATCGCGAACTCGACGTTTCCCATGCCTACGACCACATCCGCGATTTCACCGTCCTCAACCCGCGCTTGCGGCGCATGCTTTACAAACCGGCCTCAAACGCGGCACAACAACAACCATGA
- a CDS encoding WD40 repeat domain-containing protein: MKRRWKILLVILALSIAGGAFTFFVFPGPVYWVDIYWGRMIDINFFDRQEDFFPYVVGVDFTADGRNVIVAGYFPDVLLLDAATGTLTTRLKGHDRWLEGAIVSPDGKHYASSDWGSRAIVWDAATGEIAQNIVLDVTTAGKEEGDAEIAEFEVIGLAFHPLKNQLACATFLAPDKTTIVDLDTGKGEKVFAANPSGTMAVAYSPDGSLLAAGGDGTEMLNLYETESYSKVATLLGREKTVVAVQFTSDGKHLLTCGDDGAVRFFDVEKRRETGRWSSGQYWVISCALMPDDRHFLTADPDGAVRYWSIESDQPERVIPLHEDWVTSVKPRRDGEAFVSGGKDGLVNVYDLRDDRIVLTVDTEKFLPEK, from the coding sequence ATGAAACGCCGCTGGAAAATTCTCCTGGTCATCCTCGCGCTGTCGATCGCGGGCGGCGCATTCACCTTCTTCGTGTTTCCCGGTCCGGTGTATTGGGTCGACATCTACTGGGGCCGCATGATCGACATCAACTTCTTCGACCGCCAAGAAGATTTCTTTCCCTACGTGGTCGGCGTCGACTTCACCGCGGACGGCCGAAACGTAATCGTGGCCGGCTACTTTCCCGACGTGCTGTTGCTCGACGCCGCAACCGGAACATTGACCACGCGCCTCAAGGGTCACGACCGCTGGCTCGAAGGCGCGATCGTTTCGCCGGACGGCAAGCACTACGCATCCTCGGATTGGGGCAGCCGCGCCATCGTGTGGGACGCGGCGACCGGTGAGATTGCGCAGAACATCGTGCTCGACGTTACGACTGCGGGCAAGGAAGAAGGCGATGCCGAAATCGCCGAGTTCGAAGTGATCGGCCTGGCCTTTCACCCGCTGAAGAACCAACTCGCGTGCGCGACCTTTCTCGCGCCGGATAAGACGACCATCGTCGATCTGGACACCGGTAAAGGTGAGAAGGTTTTCGCCGCCAATCCCAGCGGCACGATGGCTGTCGCCTACAGCCCCGACGGTTCGCTGCTGGCTGCGGGGGGCGACGGCACCGAAATGCTTAACCTCTACGAAACCGAATCCTATTCGAAGGTCGCCACGTTGCTCGGTCGGGAGAAAACCGTGGTCGCCGTGCAGTTCACCTCCGACGGCAAGCATCTGTTGACCTGCGGTGACGACGGCGCGGTCCGCTTCTTTGACGTGGAAAAGCGGCGCGAAACCGGCCGTTGGTCCAGCGGCCAGTATTGGGTGATCTCCTGCGCGCTGATGCCCGACGACCGGCACTTCCTCACCGCCGATCCCGACGGGGCCGTTCGCTATTGGAGCATCGAATCCGACCAACCCGAACGCGTGATTCCCCTGCACGAGGATTGGGTCACCTCGGTCAAGCCGCGACGCGACGGCGAGGCTTTCGTCTCCGGCGGCAAGGACGGCCTGGTGAACGTCTACGACCTGCGCGACGACCGCATTGTCCTCACTGTCGACACCGAAAAATTCCTGCCGGAAAAGTAA
- a CDS encoding MBL fold metallo-hydrolase: MKCDITILVDNNAAPGSGLLPEHGFAALIEADGRRLLFDTGQGEALPLNAARLGVDLSDLDALVFSHGHYDHTGGGLAVLSQQTKPLPVFYGSGAFVPDLSPRLHGTGSRGIQYSTEAASGYGAQLRELDKPHRFTDRLLITGPIPRAPGGSTAAPEEQALAIILDEGLVIVSGCAHAGVSETIAYVCEVTGVERVRAFVGGTHIGGYEPGKVERLVREFAAWPVSEWVVGHCTGASGLEAFLAVMPDRTRPLAAGSRFSFGVPLHGS; the protein is encoded by the coding sequence ATGAAATGCGATATCACGATCCTCGTGGACAATAACGCCGCGCCGGGCTCCGGCTTGCTGCCCGAGCACGGCTTTGCCGCGCTGATCGAGGCCGACGGCCGCCGCTTGCTTTTCGACACCGGCCAGGGTGAAGCCCTGCCCCTCAACGCCGCTCGACTTGGCGTCGACCTGAGCGATCTCGACGCGCTAGTTTTTTCACACGGCCATTACGACCACACGGGTGGCGGCTTGGCGGTTTTGTCACAACAAACGAAGCCTTTGCCCGTATTTTACGGAAGCGGTGCGTTCGTGCCGGATCTATCGCCGCGCCTGCACGGCACCGGGTCGCGGGGCATTCAGTACTCAACCGAAGCCGCGTCGGGCTACGGCGCTCAGTTGCGCGAATTGGACAAGCCGCACCGGTTCACCGACCGCCTTCTGATCACCGGGCCGATCCCGCGCGCGCCGGGCGGTTCCACCGCGGCGCCGGAGGAGCAGGCGCTGGCGATCATTCTGGACGAGGGGTTGGTGATTGTTTCCGGCTGCGCGCATGCCGGGGTCAGCGAGACCATCGCCTATGTATGCGAAGTGACGGGGGTCGAGCGGGTTCGCGCCTTCGTGGGCGGCACGCATATCGGTGGTTACGAGCCCGGTAAGGTGGAGCGTCTCGTGCGGGAATTCGCCGCGTGGCCGGTATCGGAATGGGTCGTCGGCCACTGTACCGGCGCAAGCGGTTTGGAAGCATTTTTGGCGGTGATGCCCGATCGGACGCGACCGCTGGCGGCGGGATCGCGGTTTTCCTTCGGCGTCCCGTTACACGGTTCTTGA
- a CDS encoding Rid family hydrolase, producing MTIKRRPVSEPKVLNEAYQYSDPVPFSRAFRLDIKGVTVLLISGTASVDEKGDTIHMGDIEAQTKRMLENVTALLARENATWHDVVRTTFYHRDIDRDYQDVSRIRTEFFQEIGLQQYPASTGIEAKLCRSDLLIEMEAIAIYESDAEK from the coding sequence ATGACGATTAAACGGCGACCGGTCAGCGAGCCGAAAGTTTTGAACGAAGCCTATCAGTACAGCGATCCCGTTCCCTTTTCGCGCGCCTTTCGCCTCGACATCAAGGGCGTGACAGTGCTGCTTATCTCGGGCACGGCGAGTGTCGACGAAAAGGGCGACACGATTCACATGGGCGACATTGAGGCGCAAACCAAGCGCATGTTGGAGAATGTCACCGCGCTGCTCGCTCGCGAAAACGCGACCTGGCACGATGTGGTGCGCACGACCTTCTACCACCGCGATATCGACCGCGACTACCAAGACGTCAGCCGGATTCGCACCGAATTTTTCCAGGAAATCGGCTTGCAGCAGTACCCGGCCAGCACCGGTATTGAAGCGAAATTGTGCCGCTCGGATTTGCTGATTGAAATGGAAGCCATCGCCATCTACGAAAGCGACGCCGAAAAATAG
- a CDS encoding lysylphosphatidylglycerol synthase transmembrane domain-containing protein, translating into MTDPAAALDPRPKAWRILWLGLSTALLLGAVFFFVPVGDILSRLRQLRLETILAALALSTFFNALVYADRWRMALRHLDITPRLGTIVRVFVATGPFRLLLPNQTGELAAGAMLAGYADIPIGPTISTQIYNKYLTLLATFLLLAVGVLAGAPTHLNFLRWVAGFTIAVLGAFFVLETKWGRRLFIGIAKEFGRTPGRVMLALLSAFERLSPLAKLKLLAYTIVFQASEIVVCYLLFRDLGIELPLGQLIAYVQLMILAAALPISFAGTGTREGVALLLLAPVAGRDVAVAAGLAYSFFEYLWPLLMGLPLTAGVGMKVFHKAMGRLQAWRSGAEE; encoded by the coding sequence ATGACCGATCCAGCCGCCGCACTCGATCCGCGCCCAAAGGCGTGGCGCATCTTATGGCTGGGTCTGTCGACGGCCCTGCTTTTGGGCGCGGTGTTCTTCTTCGTGCCCGTGGGCGACATCCTCAGCCGCCTGCGGCAATTGCGGTTGGAAACGATCCTTGCGGCGCTGGCGCTTTCGACCTTTTTCAATGCCTTGGTGTACGCCGACCGCTGGCGTATGGCCCTGCGCCACCTGGATATCACACCGCGCCTGGGTACGATCGTCCGCGTATTTGTGGCGACCGGACCCTTCCGCTTGTTGCTGCCCAATCAAACCGGCGAATTAGCCGCCGGCGCGATGCTCGCGGGCTATGCCGACATCCCGATTGGCCCGACCATCAGCACCCAGATCTACAACAAATACTTGACCTTGTTGGCCACCTTTCTCCTGCTGGCCGTCGGCGTACTGGCCGGCGCGCCCACGCATCTGAATTTTCTGCGTTGGGTCGCCGGCTTCACCATTGCCGTTTTAGGGGCCTTCTTTGTTCTGGAAACCAAGTGGGGCCGCCGCCTGTTTATCGGCATCGCCAAAGAATTCGGTCGCACGCCGGGGCGCGTGATGCTGGCCCTGCTCTCGGCGTTTGAACGCTTGTCGCCCCTGGCCAAACTCAAGCTGCTGGCGTACACGATTGTCTTCCAGGCTTCGGAAATCGTGGTGTGCTACCTGCTGTTTCGGGATCTAGGTATTGAACTGCCGCTCGGGCAGCTTATCGCTTACGTGCAGTTGATGATCCTCGCCGCCGCCCTGCCGATTTCCTTTGCGGGCACCGGCACGCGCGAGGGCGTGGCGTTGCTGCTGCTTGCGCCGGTGGCGGGCAGGGATGTCGCTGTGGCGGCGGGTTTGGCGTATTCCTTTTTCGAGTACTTGTGGCCGCTGCTCATGGGCTTGCCGCTCACCGCGGGCGTGGGCATGAAAGTCTTCCACAAAGCGATGGGTCGACTGCAGGCCTGGCGGAGCGGGGCCGAGGAATAG
- a CDS encoding Gfo/Idh/MocA family oxidoreductase, with protein sequence MRARVAVIGAGYWGPNLIRNLYAVDPDCVSFICDRNQTRLDHLREHYPTLRMTTSIDEVLADADTDAVMLALPPVLHHDTALRALEAGKHLFVEKPLALSVEEAAEVVDAAVRARRQLMVGLVYRFNPMIDRILDVIDAGWLGEITRVYSRRTNLNLREKNSNIIWMLAPHDVSILRHWFGHTPRVESVTAQRIEHEDFEDQAQVRLTVGGVRADLYMSWLDPVKTRRIVVIGTQGLLVYDETHSATAIKLYRNPTPGRELDYPIDQLEMMVRGLGAPFTAVHGDQTPIEPLAHEVQHFLSCLRTGNAPLTNGREALEVTQVIQTIMERLRGTTHAA encoded by the coding sequence ATGCGAGCGCGAGTGGCGGTGATCGGCGCCGGCTATTGGGGCCCAAATCTCATTCGCAACCTATACGCGGTGGACCCCGATTGCGTGAGCTTCATCTGCGACCGCAATCAGACGCGCCTGGACCACCTGCGGGAACACTACCCGACGCTGCGCATGACCACGTCCATCGACGAAGTTCTGGCCGATGCCGACACCGATGCCGTGATGCTCGCCCTGCCGCCGGTGTTGCACCACGACACGGCGCTGCGGGCGCTGGAGGCGGGCAAGCACCTGTTCGTCGAGAAGCCCCTGGCGCTAAGCGTGGAAGAGGCAGCGGAGGTCGTCGACGCGGCGGTGCGGGCGCGGCGGCAATTGATGGTCGGGTTGGTGTACCGCTTCAACCCGATGATCGACCGCATTCTGGACGTAATCGACGCGGGCTGGTTGGGGGAAATCACGCGGGTGTACTCGCGGCGCACGAACCTGAACCTCCGCGAGAAAAACAGCAACATCATTTGGATGCTCGCCCCGCACGACGTGAGCATTTTGCGGCACTGGTTCGGCCACACCCCGCGTGTGGAAAGCGTGACGGCGCAGCGCATCGAGCACGAGGATTTCGAGGATCAGGCGCAGGTTCGCTTGACCGTGGGTGGCGTACGGGCCGACCTATACATGTCGTGGCTGGACCCGGTAAAGACGCGGCGGATCGTCGTCATCGGCACGCAGGGGCTGCTCGTGTACGACGAAACGCATTCGGCGACAGCCATCAAGTTGTACCGAAATCCTACGCCGGGACGCGAGCTGGATTACCCGATCGATCAACTGGAAATGATGGTGCGCGGGCTCGGCGCGCCCTTCACGGCCGTACATGGCGACCAAACGCCCATCGAGCCGCTCGCTCACGAGGTGCAGCATTTTCTATCCTGCCTGCGAACAGGCAACGCCCCGCTGACCAACGGTCGCGAGGCGCTGGAAGTTACACAGGTGATTCAAACCATCATGGAGCGACTGCGCGGCACGACTCACGCCGCCTAG
- a CDS encoding PKD domain-containing protein has product MKGYTFVLAILVVLLAAAPAVAEYGSWTVKHTEAEYNQALISVSAPDADTAFMVGGWTNHLDTYKFIFRTTDGGATMESIYEVVLNMTPETMCEMIRITEARTWVTMLTPEFGLFGGSGINPDCPGQFKPDPISQMACMIACSATLQPNIWYTDDGGETFQMADTPPDDGFGTVQHIFMLDETQGFAGGLDSYFIKTTDGGYTWETMPPLYAGEMYINYIHFLNENEGWLAIGQWQEDEPEKREALEGEALINWQMHRMRMGVDSLYRREQLTKGEDKPFISGAVLHTTDGGMTWEILKQSSSEGYGHVFFIDSQKGFIVGSEAHSGVVYSKFYVTEDGGESWQQYLQNFPAEIPGIYNGWAPEGISFINPGFGFMWGYGAKIMTYVPVLFYTFDGGAQWHLEESMLPQNAGQFAFDWVDNTSAYTVGLHLNLLKYEGTNAAPTANAGDDVTVEVGQAGSLDGSASTDPDGDWLFYQWTQTDGVDLPLDSSTAEKPAFVGELVGTATFSLMVNDGMYDGGPDEVTVNIVPATDDDTVDDDTTADDDTTADDDTSDDDTTDTDDDDGGGPAGGDDDDDEGSCGC; this is encoded by the coding sequence ATGAAAGGGTACACCTTTGTTCTGGCCATCCTCGTCGTGCTGCTGGCCGCGGCGCCGGCCGTGGCGGAATACGGATCCTGGACGGTGAAGCACACCGAAGCCGAATACAACCAGGCGTTGATCAGCGTATCGGCGCCCGATGCCGACACGGCTTTTATGGTCGGCGGCTGGACGAATCACCTCGACACGTACAAGTTCATCTTCCGCACCACCGACGGCGGCGCGACCATGGAATCGATCTACGAGGTCGTGTTGAATATGACGCCGGAAACCATGTGCGAAATGATTCGTATCACCGAAGCGCGCACTTGGGTGACAATGCTTACGCCTGAGTTCGGTTTATTCGGCGGCTCGGGCATCAATCCCGATTGCCCCGGTCAATTCAAGCCCGATCCCATCTCGCAAATGGCCTGCATGATTGCGTGCTCCGCCACCTTGCAGCCGAATATTTGGTACACCGACGACGGCGGCGAGACCTTCCAAATGGCCGACACGCCGCCCGACGACGGTTTCGGCACGGTGCAGCACATCTTTATGCTCGACGAGACCCAGGGCTTCGCGGGCGGATTGGACAGCTACTTCATCAAGACCACGGACGGCGGTTACACGTGGGAAACCATGCCGCCGCTCTACGCTGGCGAGATGTATATCAACTACATTCATTTCCTCAACGAGAACGAGGGCTGGCTGGCGATCGGCCAGTGGCAGGAAGATGAACCCGAAAAGCGTGAGGCGCTGGAAGGCGAGGCGTTGATCAACTGGCAGATGCACCGCATGCGCATGGGCGTGGACTCGCTGTATCGACGCGAACAACTGACCAAGGGCGAGGATAAGCCTTTTATCAGCGGCGCGGTGCTGCATACCACCGACGGCGGCATGACCTGGGAGATCCTTAAACAAAGCTCCAGCGAAGGCTACGGCCACGTGTTTTTCATCGACTCGCAAAAGGGCTTTATCGTGGGGAGCGAGGCCCATTCCGGCGTGGTTTACTCCAAATTCTACGTCACCGAAGACGGCGGCGAGTCCTGGCAGCAGTACTTGCAGAACTTCCCGGCCGAGATCCCCGGCATCTACAACGGATGGGCGCCCGAGGGCATCAGTTTCATCAACCCCGGTTTCGGCTTTATGTGGGGATACGGCGCGAAAATCATGACCTACGTCCCGGTTCTGTTCTACACCTTCGACGGCGGCGCCCAGTGGCACCTTGAAGAATCCATGCTGCCCCAAAACGCCGGGCAGTTCGCTTTCGATTGGGTCGATAACACGTCGGCCTACACCGTGGGCCTGCACCTGAATTTGCTCAAGTATGAAGGCACGAACGCCGCGCCGACCGCCAACGCGGGCGACGATGTCACCGTGGAAGTCGGGCAGGCAGGCTCGCTGGACGGCTCCGCCAGCACCGACCCCGATGGCGATTGGCTCTTCTACCAATGGACGCAAACCGACGGCGTGGACCTGCCGCTGGATTCTTCCACCGCCGAAAAACCGGCGTTTGTGGGTGAGTTGGTCGGCACGGCCACGTTCTCGCTCATGGTCAACGACGGCATGTACGACGGCGGACCCGACGAAGTCACCGTCAACATCGTGCCCGCCACCGATGACGACACGGTCGACGACGACACCACCGCCGATGACGACACCACCGCCGACGATGATACGAGCGACGACGACACCACCGATACCGACGACGACGATGGCGGCGGCCCGGCCGGCGGCGACGATGACGATGACGAAGGATCGTGCGGCTGCTGA
- a CDS encoding putative metal-binding motif-containing protein has protein sequence MKRSKFGLWLVVILALFALIGCSDGGDDDDNDAAADDDAAAGDDDAADDDTASDDDDTAGDDDTACPDADSDGFTDEACGGEDCDDGNDAIYPGAEEICGDGIDQDCDTVADDGCDIWHIDTILDEFPAGANSRFYSLAYDADGAPLVAFYKPMEQNLSFATRQGPGKAWQQTIIDGAGDPGRYANINVAADGRIGIAYYAKTDGDIRAAFKEPGGSWTTMTIDDQGDVGMYAKMLFNKNDEAEIYCYKKNAYYLSHYSEDNGWYLDKVFDSGGAGGFGYAFDTKMNTLGFPVFAWPDWDSEPPTGKDMGYDAMYIGWYHPFYGWNYNQLYWGNELELQKEFVAVTWTIDEMLKGFFITEGVPILMVAEWGGSYWGYYDLPDFNVAPAGPVTADTASDGTIWIGYTNALTGSPRVAWETNNILWRFEDVFEGDQFGGNVYLKVAPNDMPTMLFFDHTQGALRYARLERIPEVD, from the coding sequence ATGAAACGATCAAAATTCGGTCTCTGGCTTGTCGTGATACTCGCGCTTTTCGCGCTGATCGGCTGTTCCGATGGCGGCGATGACGACGACAACGACGCGGCCGCCGATGACGACGCCGCAGCCGGCGATGATGACGCCGCCGACGACGACACCGCGTCCGACGACGACGACACGGCGGGCGACGACGACACCGCGTGTCCCGATGCCGACAGCGACGGATTTACCGACGAAGCGTGCGGCGGCGAGGACTGTGACGACGGCAACGATGCGATCTATCCGGGCGCGGAGGAAATCTGCGGCGACGGCATCGACCAAGACTGCGATACCGTGGCGGACGACGGCTGCGACATTTGGCACATCGATACGATTCTCGACGAATTCCCGGCCGGTGCTAACTCGCGCTTCTATTCGCTGGCCTACGACGCCGATGGTGCACCGTTGGTCGCGTTCTACAAGCCGATGGAGCAAAACCTGTCCTTCGCCACGCGGCAGGGGCCGGGCAAAGCATGGCAGCAAACCATAATCGACGGCGCTGGTGATCCGGGGCGTTACGCGAACATCAACGTGGCCGCCGACGGACGTATCGGCATCGCCTACTATGCCAAGACCGATGGCGACATTCGCGCTGCCTTCAAGGAACCCGGCGGCAGTTGGACCACGATGACGATCGACGATCAGGGCGACGTGGGCATGTACGCCAAGATGCTCTTCAACAAAAACGACGAGGCGGAAATCTATTGCTATAAGAAGAACGCGTATTACCTCAGCCACTACAGTGAAGACAACGGCTGGTACCTCGACAAGGTCTTTGATTCCGGGGGCGCCGGCGGTTTCGGTTACGCCTTCGACACCAAGATGAACACCCTCGGCTTCCCGGTTTTCGCCTGGCCCGATTGGGATTCCGAACCGCCCACCGGCAAGGATATGGGCTACGACGCGATGTACATCGGCTGGTACCATCCCTTCTACGGCTGGAATTACAATCAGCTCTACTGGGGTAACGAGCTTGAGTTGCAGAAGGAATTCGTCGCGGTCACCTGGACGATCGACGAGATGTTGAAGGGCTTTTTCATCACCGAGGGCGTGCCGATACTCATGGTCGCCGAATGGGGCGGCAGCTATTGGGGCTACTACGATCTGCCCGATTTCAACGTCGCGCCCGCCGGCCCGGTTACCGCCGACACTGCTTCGGACGGGACGATTTGGATCGGCTATACGAACGCGCTGACCGGCTCTCCGCGGGTGGCGTGGGAAACCAACAATATCTTGTGGCGTTTCGAGGATGTCTTCGAAGGCGATCAGTTCGGCGGCAACGTGTACCTGAAAGTTGCGCCGAACGATATGCCGACCATGTTGTTCTTCGATCACACCCAGGGCGCGCTGCGCTACGCTCGGTTGGAACGTATTCCTGAAGTCGACTGA